In Mycobacterium tuberculosis H37Rv, a single window of DNA contains:
- a CDS encoding iron-regulated short-chain dehydrogenase/reductase: MSLNGKTMFISGASRGIGLAIAKRAARDGANIALIAKTAEPHPKLPGTVFTAAKELEEAGGQALPIVGDIRDPDAVASAVATTVEQFGGIDICVNNASAINLGSITEVPMKRFDLMNGIQVRGTYAVSQACIPHMKGRENPHILTLSPPILLEKKWLRPTAYMMAKYGMTLCALGIAEEMRADGIASNTLWPRTMVATAAVQNLLGGDEAMARSRKPEVYADAAYVIVNKPATEYTGKTLLCEDVLVESGVTDLSVYDCVPGATLGVDLWVEDANPPGYLPA; encoded by the coding sequence ATGTCACTCAACGGCAAGACCATGTTCATCTCTGGCGCCAGTCGCGGTATCGGCCTTGCGATCGCCAAGCGGGCCGCGCGCGACGGCGCCAACATTGCCTTGATCGCCAAGACCGCCGAGCCGCATCCAAAGCTGCCAGGCACGGTGTTCACGGCCGCCAAGGAACTCGAGGAAGCCGGCGGCCAGGCACTGCCGATCGTCGGGGATATCCGCGACCCGGATGCGGTCGCGTCCGCGGTGGCCACCACCGTGGAGCAGTTCGGGGGCATCGATATCTGCGTCAACAATGCCTCGGCGATCAACTTAGGGTCCATCACCGAGGTGCCAATGAAGCGTTTCGACCTGATGAACGGCATCCAGGTGCGTGGCACCTACGCAGTATCCCAAGCGTGCATTCCCCATATGAAAGGCCGTGAGAACCCGCACATCCTGACGCTGTCCCCGCCGATCCTGCTGGAGAAGAAGTGGCTGCGGCCGACGGCCTACATGATGGCCAAGTACGGCATGACGCTGTGCGCGCTGGGAATCGCCGAGGAGATGCGCGCCGACGGCATCGCGTCGAACACGTTGTGGCCACGCACGATGGTGGCCACCGCGGCGGTACAGAACCTGCTGGGCGGCGACGAGGCGATGGCGCGGTCCCGCAAGCCCGAGGTATACGCCGACGCGGCCTACGTCATCGTCAACAAGCCCGCCACCGAATACACCGGCAAGACGCTGCTGTGCGAGGACGTGCTCGTCGAATCCGGCGTCACCGACTTGTCGGTCTACGACTGCGTCCCAGGTGCGACGCTCGGCGTCGACCTGTGGGTGGAAGACGCCAACCCGCCGGGGTACCTCCCGGCCTAG
- a CDS encoding GCN5-like N-acetyltransferase, translating to MRFAKLSDGLSDGIVTLSPLCLDDVDAHLAGGDERLVRWLSGMPSTRASVEAYIRHCREQWVTGGPLRSFGIRTVAETIVGTIDLRFDGEGLASGQVNVAYGLYPSWRGRGLATRAVDLVCQYAAEHGATEAVIKVEPENSASARVALRAGFAFVRRICEQDGTVFDRYERVLRAKMHADEVDIDEDLVRRLLRAQFPQWADLPIAPVRSAGTDNAMYRLGEDLAVRIPRIGWAIESLRTEQQWLPRIAAHLGVASPVPVGLGSPAEGFGWPWSVCRWVAGENPSAAEFVEPNRAVEDLADFITALRATDPMGGPPAKRGAPLGEQDAEVRAALAALDGIIDVHAATAAWESALRVPPYAGPPMWFHGDLSRFNILTAQGRLTGVIDFGLMGVGDPSVDLIIAWNLLSAPARAQFRVAVGAADDDWMRGRGRALAIALIALPYYQDTNPPLAASARYAIGEVLADFRYGARPGC from the coding sequence GTGCGCTTTGCGAAGCTGTCCGACGGGCTATCAGACGGGATCGTCACTCTATCGCCACTGTGCCTGGACGATGTCGATGCGCATCTGGCTGGGGGGGACGAACGGCTAGTGCGTTGGCTTAGCGGTATGCCCTCGACTCGAGCAAGCGTCGAAGCGTACATCCGGCACTGCCGCGAGCAATGGGTGACCGGCGGGCCGCTGCGCTCTTTCGGCATCAGGACGGTTGCCGAAACAATAGTGGGTACGATTGATCTGCGTTTCGACGGCGAGGGGCTGGCTAGCGGGCAGGTCAACGTTGCCTATGGGCTCTACCCCAGCTGGCGAGGGCGTGGACTCGCCACTCGCGCAGTCGATCTGGTGTGCCAGTATGCGGCCGAACACGGCGCGACCGAAGCGGTGATCAAGGTGGAGCCGGAGAACTCCGCATCGGCGAGGGTGGCGTTGCGGGCGGGCTTTGCTTTCGTGCGGCGGATCTGTGAGCAGGACGGAACCGTCTTCGACCGGTACGAACGTGTCCTAAGGGCAAAGATGCACGCCGATGAGGTGGATATCGACGAGGATCTGGTGCGGCGTCTGCTGCGTGCACAATTCCCACAGTGGGCGGATCTACCCATTGCACCGGTGCGCTCGGCGGGCACGGACAACGCAATGTACCGGCTAGGCGAGGACCTGGCCGTGCGCATCCCGCGCATTGGCTGGGCCATCGAGAGCCTTCGGACCGAGCAACAGTGGCTGCCGCGGATCGCTGCGCATCTAGGCGTTGCCAGCCCAGTTCCGGTGGGGTTGGGGAGCCCGGCTGAGGGGTTCGGTTGGCCGTGGTCAGTGTGCCGCTGGGTTGCGGGTGAGAACCCGTCGGCAGCCGAGTTCGTCGAGCCCAATCGGGCCGTCGAGGACCTGGCTGACTTCATCACCGCCTTACGGGCCACCGACCCCATGGGCGGGCCGCCCGCCAAGCGGGGTGCGCCGCTGGGGGAGCAGGATGCCGAGGTACGCGCAGCGCTGGCGGCCCTCGACGGGATCATCGACGTCCACGCGGCAACTGCCGCGTGGGAATCAGCCCTACGCGTTCCTCCGTATGCGGGGCCGCCGATGTGGTTCCACGGTGACCTGTCCCGGTTCAACATCCTGACAGCGCAAGGACGCTTGACGGGCGTCATTGACTTCGGTCTGATGGGCGTCGGTGACCCCAGCGTCGACTTGATCATCGCGTGGAACCTCCTGTCGGCGCCCGCCCGTGCTCAGTTCCGCGTCGCGGTCGGCGCCGCCGACGACGACTGGATGCGCGGGCGCGGCAGAGCTCTGGCCATCGCCTTGATCGCGCTCCCGTACTACCAAGACACCAACCCGCCGCTGGCGGCCAGCGCGCGCTACGCCATCGGTGAAGTCCTCGCCGATTTCCGGTACGGCGCTAGGCCCGGATGTTAG
- the aroA gene encoding 3-phosphoshikimate 1-carboxyvinyltransferase (5-enolpyruvylshikimate-3-phosphate synthase (EPSP synthase) (EPSPS)), which produces MKTWPAPTAPTPVRATVTVPGSKSQTNRALVLAALAAAQGRGASTISGALRSRDTELMLDALQTLGLRVDGVGSELTVSGRIEPGPGARVDCGLAGTVLRFVPPLAALGSVPVTFDGDQQARGRPIAPLLDALRELGVAVDGTGLPFRVRGNGSLAGGTVAIDASASSQFVSGLLLSAASFTDGLTVQHTGSSLPSAPHIAMTAAMLRQAGVDIDDSTPNRWQVRPGPVAARRWDIEPDLTNAVAFLSAAVVSGGTVRITGWPRVSVQPADHILAILRQLNAVVIHADSSLEVRGPTGYDGFDVDLRAVGELTPSVAALAALASPGSVSRLSGIAHLRGHETDRLAALSTEINRLGGTCRETPDGLVITATPLRPGIWRAYADHRMAMAGAIIGLRVAGVEVDDIAATTKTLPEFPRLWAEMVGPGQGWGYPQPRSGQRARRATGQGSGG; this is translated from the coding sequence GTGAAGACATGGCCAGCCCCAACGGCGCCGACGCCGGTGCGCGCTACCGTGACCGTTCCAGGCTCGAAGTCGCAGACCAACCGGGCGCTGGTGCTAGCGGCGCTGGCGGCCGCACAAGGCCGGGGCGCATCGACCATCTCCGGCGCGCTGCGCAGCCGCGACACCGAACTGATGCTGGACGCGCTGCAGACCCTGGGCCTGCGCGTCGACGGTGTGGGTTCGGAACTGACGGTCAGCGGCCGAATCGAACCGGGGCCCGGCGCTCGGGTGGACTGTGGCTTGGCGGGCACGGTGTTGCGGTTTGTTCCGCCGCTGGCGGCGCTGGGCTCCGTCCCGGTCACCTTCGACGGCGATCAGCAAGCCCGGGGACGGCCCATCGCACCGCTGCTGGATGCGCTGCGCGAGCTCGGCGTCGCCGTCGACGGCACCGGTCTACCGTTTCGGGTTCGCGGCAACGGGTCGCTCGCCGGCGGCACCGTGGCCATCGACGCGTCGGCGTCCTCACAGTTCGTGTCCGGGCTGCTGCTGTCCGCGGCATCGTTCACCGATGGCCTGACCGTCCAACACACCGGTTCGTCGCTGCCGTCTGCGCCGCACATCGCGATGACGGCGGCGATGCTGCGGCAAGCCGGAGTCGACATCGACGACTCGACACCGAACCGTTGGCAGGTGCGCCCCGGTCCGGTGGCGGCGCGGCGCTGGGACATCGAACCGGACCTGACCAACGCGGTGGCTTTCCTGTCAGCGGCCGTGGTCAGCGGCGGCACCGTGCGCATCACCGGCTGGCCTAGAGTCAGCGTGCAACCCGCCGACCACATCTTGGCAATTTTGCGGCAGCTCAATGCCGTTGTCATTCATGCTGATTCATCCCTCGAGGTGCGCGGTCCAACGGGATACGACGGGTTTGACGTCGACTTGCGCGCCGTCGGCGAGCTGACGCCATCGGTCGCGGCGCTGGCGGCGCTGGCATCCCCGGGATCGGTGTCCAGACTAAGCGGCATTGCCCATCTGCGGGGCCACGAAACCGACCGGCTCGCCGCGCTGAGCACCGAGATCAACCGGTTGGGGGGCACCTGCCGGGAAACACCCGACGGTCTGGTGATCACCGCGACGCCGTTGCGGCCCGGCATCTGGCGGGCATACGCGGACCATCGAATGGCGATGGCCGGCGCGATCATTGGGCTGCGGGTGGCCGGAGTCGAGGTCGACGACATCGCCGCCACCACCAAGACGCTGCCGGAGTTTCCGCGGCTGTGGGCCGAGATGGTCGGACCCGGCCAGGGGTGGGGGTACCCCCAGCCGCGCAGCGGCCAGCGGGCGAGGCGGGCAACCGGGCAGGGGTCCGGCGGTTGA